A genomic window from Bubalus bubalis isolate 160015118507 breed Murrah chromosome 11, NDDB_SH_1, whole genome shotgun sequence includes:
- the EPB42 gene encoding protein 4.2, with protein sequence MGQGEPSQLSTGLTGLSVASLSFPVFKGFPGGSDGLGIKSCDFQAARNNAEHHTNDISSQRLIVRRGQPFTISLHFQAPVHTFLRALKKVALIAQTGKQPSKANGTQATFSVSSLGDRKWWSAMVEERDDQSWTISVTTPADAIIGHYSLLLQVSDKKQCLGQFTLLFNPWNREDAVFLGNEAQRREYLLNQNGLIFLGTADCIQAEPWDFGQLEEDVIDLGLSLLTVDNRVEKWGNPVHVARVLGALLHILKEKFVLPTVKIQTTEERALLNKRRGSAPILRQWVTGHGRPVYEGQAWVLAAVACTVLRGLGIPARVVTTFTSAQGTGGDLLVNEYYNEEGLQNGEGNRGRAWIFQTSTECWMARPDLLEVYDGWQILYPSALKGGEVLEACDLVPVRAIKEGIVWLTPAASDIFASINASCVVWKCREDGTLELTDCNTKYFGNNISTKNVDCDRQEDITQNYKYPEGSSQEKMVLEKVHKYRMKHKNDGIYPPPCETDDPLHLFLKAPSSLALGKNVEFSVNLLNPTDQEKEVQLAIGLQAVYYNGVLAAKLWRKNFVLILSANSAEKISTSLFNSSFEQSLPENSFLRLTAMATHSSLPCFAQQDIAICRPHLAIEMPETAQQHQPLMALVSIHNPLDVPLEDCVISIFGKGLVHREKSYRVNSVQPRNTLRTQLEFVPMKVGCQRLTVEMDCNMFQNLTNFRTVRVVAPEPPA encoded by the exons GCCTGGGGATCAAGAGCTGCGACTTCCAGGCAGCGAGAAACAACGCAGAGCACCACACCAATGACATCAGCTCCCAGCGGCTCATCGTGAGGCGGGGGCAGCCCTTCACCATCAGCTTGCACTTTCAGGCTCCAGTGCACACATTTCTGCGTGCCCTGAAGAAGGTAGCCCTCATTGCACAAACTG GAAAGCAGCCTTCCAAGGCCAATGGGACCCAAGCCACGTTCTCAGTTTCCAGTCTGGGGGACCGGAAGTGGTGGAGTGCAATGGTGGAGGAGAGAGATGACCAGTCCTGGACTATCTCTGTGACCACACCTGCAGATGCTATCATTGGCCACTACTCACTCCTGCTGCAGGTCTCGGACAAGAAACAATGCCTGGGCCAGTTCACGCTGCTCTTTAACCCCTGGAATCGAG AGGATGCTGTGTTCCTGGGGAATGAAGCTCAGCGCAGGGAGTACTTGCTGAACCAGAATGGCCTCATCTTCCTGGGCACGGCTGACTGCATCCAGGCCGAGCCCTGGGACTTTGGCCAG CTCGAGGAGGATGTCATCGACCTTGGCTTGAGTTTACTGACCGTGGACAATCGGGTGGAGAAGTGGGGCAACCCCGTGCATGTGGCCCGAGTCTTGGGCGCCTTG CTGCACATTCTTAAGGAGAAGTTTGTCCTGCCCACTGTGAAGATCCAAACTACGGAGGAAAGGGCCTTGCTGAACAAGCGCCGGGGCAGTGCGCCCATCCTGCGACAGTGGGTCACTGGTCATGGGAGGCCCGTGTACGAGGGTCAGGCCTGGGTGTTGGCAGCTGTTGCTTGCACAG TGCTGCGAGGCCTGGGAATCCCTGCCCGAGTTGTTACCACGTTCACCTCAGCCCAGGGCACCGGCGGGGACCTGCTGGTAAACGAGTACTACAACGAGGAGGGGCttcagaatggagaaggcaacagaggCAGAGCCTG GATCTTCCAGACTTCCACGGAGTGCTGGATGGCCCGACCTGACCTGCTTGAGGTTTATGACGGATGGCAGATTCTATACCCAAGTGCTCTTAAAGGAGGTGAAG TCCTGGAGGCCTGTGATCTGGTCCCAGTCAGAGCCATCAAGGAGGGGATAGTGTGGCTGACCCCTGCAGCATCAGACATTTTTGCCTCAATAAATGCCTCATGTGTGGTCTGGAAGTGCCGTGAGGATGGGACACTGGAGTTGACTGACTGCAACACCAAGTATTTTGGCAATAATATCAGCACCAAGAATGTGGACTGTGACCGCCAAGAGGACATCACACAGAACTACAAGTATCCTGAAG gATCTTCTCAAGAAAAAATGGTGCTGGAGAAAGTCCATAAATACAGAATGAAACACAAGAATGATGGCATCTATCCTCCTCCTTGTGAGACTGATGATCCTCTACATCTCTTTTTGAAAGCACCAAGTTCCCTAGCCCTGGGAAAGAATGTAGAGTTTTCTGTGAACTTGTTAAACCCCACTGACCAGGAGAAGGAAGTGCAGCTGGCAATTGGGCTGCAGGCAGTGTACTACAATGGCGTCCTTGCTGCCAAGCTCTGGAGGAAGAATTTTGTCCTTATACTCAGTGCCAACTCAG CTGAGAAAATCTCTACCTCCCTGTTCAACTCCAGTTTTGAACAAAGCCTGCCAGAGAATAGCTTCCTCAGACTCACTGccatggcaacgcattccagccTTCCCTGCTTCGCCCAGCAAGACATCGCCATTTGCAGACCACACCTTGCCATAGAG ATGCCAGAGACGGCACAGCAACATCAGCCCCTGATGGCCTTGGTCAGCATCCATAACCCCCTCGATGTTCCCTTGGAAGACTGTGTGATCTCCATCTTCGGAAAGGGGCTCGTTCACCGAGAGAAGAGCTACAG aGTGAATTCGGTGCAGCCCAGAAACACTTTGCGCACCCAACTCGAGTTCGTGCCAATGAAGGTGGGGTGCCAGAGGCTCACTGTGGAAATGGACTGCAACATGTTCCAGAACCTAACCAACTTCAGAACTGTCAGGGTGGTAGCCCCTGAACCTCCAGCTTAA
- the CCNDBP1 gene encoding cyclin-D1-binding protein 1 isoform X2, which produces MESAAVSAAPDPTLDPPLEQLRHLAGELRQLLPGVRVGEAQETTKEFDREAFWRRFNEAAGTVSREATTLTVAFSRLPLPSPQETQRFCEQVHAAIKAIIAVYYLFPKDQGITLRKLVRSATLDIVDDMAQLVEALYINPAQSPENLISYNSVWDACQHVPQIPKDNKAAALSVLTKSVDLVKDAHEEMEQAVEECDPYCGLLNDVEEDSSDNHVDEDILGCPNNRDSYWSEEDQELIIPCLALARASKACLKKIRLSVAENGKKDQVAQLDDIVDISDEISPSVDDLALSIYPPVCPLTVRINSAKLASVLKKALEITKASHVTPQPEDSWIPLLINAVDHCMNRIKELTQNEVES; this is translated from the exons ATGGAGAGCGCAGCTGTATCTGCAGCCCCAGACCCCACCCTGGATCCGCCTCTGGAACAGCTTCGGCACTTAGCCGGGGAGCTGCGGCAGCTGCTTCCTGGAGTGCGGG TCGGCGAAGCCCAGGAAACCACCAAGGAATTTGATCGGGAGGCCTTTTGGAGAAGATTCA ATGAGGCAGCTGGGACGGTGTCAAGGGAAGCCACGACTCTGACCGTAGCCTTCTCTCGACTTCCACTGCCATCTCCACAG GAAACCCAGAGGTTCTGTGAACAAGTGCATGCTGCCATCAAGGCAATTATTGCGGTGTACTATTTGTTTCCCAAGGATCAGG GCATCACCCTGCGGAAGCTGGTGCGGAGCGCCACTCTGGACATCGTGGATGACATGGCTCAGCTTGTGGAAGCACTTTACATCAATCCAGCTCAGAG CCCTGAGAACCTGATTTCCTACAACAGTGTCTGGGATGCTTGCCAACATGTACCTCAGATCCCAAAAG ATAACAAAGCTGCAGCCCTTTCAGTGCTGACAAAGAGTGTGGATCTTGTGAAGGATGCACATGAGGAGATGGAGCAG GCTGTGGAAGAATGTGACCCTTACTGTGGCCTCTTGAATGACGTTGAGGAGGACAGCTCTGACAACCATGTTGATGAGGATATATTGGGATGTCCAAACAATCGGGACTCATATTGGTCAGAGGAAGACCAGGAGCTCATAATCCCATGCCTTGCCCTGGCAAGAGCATCTAAAGCCTGCCTGAAGAAAATCCGGCTCTCAGTAGCAGAGAATGGGAAGAAGGATCAGGTGGCCCAGCTGGATGACATTGTGGACATTTCTGATGAGATCAGCCCTAG tGTGGATGATTTGGCTCTGAGCATTTACCCACCTGTGTGCCCTTTGACTGTGCGAATCAAT tctgCAAAACTTGCATCTGTTTTAAAGAAGGCACTTGAAATAACAAA AGCAAGTCATGTGACCCCACAGCCAGAAGATAGTTGGATTCCTTTACTTATTAATGCTGTTGATCATTGCATGAACAGAATCAAAGAACTCACTCAGAATGAAGTTGAATCATGA
- the CCNDBP1 gene encoding cyclin-D1-binding protein 1 isoform X1, whose product MESAAVSAAPDPTLDPPLEQLRHLAGELRQLLPGVRVGEAQETTKEFDREAFWRRFNEAAGTVSREATTLTVAFSRLPLPSPQETQRFCEQVHAAIKAIIAVYYLFPKDQGITLRKLVRSATLDIVDDMAQLVEALYINPAQSSPENLISYNSVWDACQHVPQIPKDNKAAALSVLTKSVDLVKDAHEEMEQAVEECDPYCGLLNDVEEDSSDNHVDEDILGCPNNRDSYWSEEDQELIIPCLALARASKACLKKIRLSVAENGKKDQVAQLDDIVDISDEISPSVDDLALSIYPPVCPLTVRINSAKLASVLKKALEITKASHVTPQPEDSWIPLLINAVDHCMNRIKELTQNEVES is encoded by the exons ATGGAGAGCGCAGCTGTATCTGCAGCCCCAGACCCCACCCTGGATCCGCCTCTGGAACAGCTTCGGCACTTAGCCGGGGAGCTGCGGCAGCTGCTTCCTGGAGTGCGGG TCGGCGAAGCCCAGGAAACCACCAAGGAATTTGATCGGGAGGCCTTTTGGAGAAGATTCA ATGAGGCAGCTGGGACGGTGTCAAGGGAAGCCACGACTCTGACCGTAGCCTTCTCTCGACTTCCACTGCCATCTCCACAG GAAACCCAGAGGTTCTGTGAACAAGTGCATGCTGCCATCAAGGCAATTATTGCGGTGTACTATTTGTTTCCCAAGGATCAGG GCATCACCCTGCGGAAGCTGGTGCGGAGCGCCACTCTGGACATCGTGGATGACATGGCTCAGCTTGTGGAAGCACTTTACATCAATCCAGCTCAGAG CAGCCCTGAGAACCTGATTTCCTACAACAGTGTCTGGGATGCTTGCCAACATGTACCTCAGATCCCAAAAG ATAACAAAGCTGCAGCCCTTTCAGTGCTGACAAAGAGTGTGGATCTTGTGAAGGATGCACATGAGGAGATGGAGCAG GCTGTGGAAGAATGTGACCCTTACTGTGGCCTCTTGAATGACGTTGAGGAGGACAGCTCTGACAACCATGTTGATGAGGATATATTGGGATGTCCAAACAATCGGGACTCATATTGGTCAGAGGAAGACCAGGAGCTCATAATCCCATGCCTTGCCCTGGCAAGAGCATCTAAAGCCTGCCTGAAGAAAATCCGGCTCTCAGTAGCAGAGAATGGGAAGAAGGATCAGGTGGCCCAGCTGGATGACATTGTGGACATTTCTGATGAGATCAGCCCTAG tGTGGATGATTTGGCTCTGAGCATTTACCCACCTGTGTGCCCTTTGACTGTGCGAATCAAT tctgCAAAACTTGCATCTGTTTTAAAGAAGGCACTTGAAATAACAAA AGCAAGTCATGTGACCCCACAGCCAGAAGATAGTTGGATTCCTTTACTTATTAATGCTGTTGATCATTGCATGAACAGAATCAAAGAACTCACTCAGAATGAAGTTGAATCATGA